Proteins from a single region of Pseudomonas quebecensis:
- a CDS encoding GMC family oxidoreductase encodes MATIMKKVDAVIVGFGWTGAIMAKELTEAGLNVVALERGPMQDTYPDGNYPQVIDELTYSVRKKLFQDISKETVTIRHSVNDVALPNRQLGAFLPGNGVGGAGLHWSGVHFRVDPIELRMRSHYEERYGKHFIPKDMTIQDFGVSYEELEPFFDYAEKVFGTSGQAWTVKGQVVGEGRGGNPYAPDRSNPFPLESQKNTVSAQLFQKAAAEVGYKPYNLPSANTSGPYTNPYGAQMGPCNFCGFCSGYVCYMYSKASPNVNILPALRQVPNFELRPNSHVLKVNLDSTKSKATGVTYIDGQGRECEQPADLVILGAFQFHNVRLMLLSGIGKPYDPISGEGVVGKNFAYQNMATIKAFFDKDTHTNNFIGAGGNGVAIDDFNADNFDHGPHGFVGGSPMWVNQAGSRPIAGTSNPPGTPAWGSAWKRATADYYTHQVSMDAHGAHQSYRGNYLDLDPVYRDAYGLPLLRMTFDWQENDIKMNRFMVEKMGKVAQAMNPKAIAVLGKKVGEHFNTASYQTTHLNGGAIMGTDPKTSALNRYLQCWDVHNVFVPGASAFPQGLGYNPTGLVAALTYWSARAIREQYLKNPGPLVQA; translated from the coding sequence GTGGCGACCATCATGAAAAAAGTCGATGCGGTGATCGTAGGTTTTGGCTGGACCGGCGCGATCATGGCCAAGGAGCTGACGGAAGCGGGTTTGAACGTGGTTGCGCTGGAGCGCGGCCCGATGCAGGACACTTACCCCGATGGCAACTATCCCCAGGTCATCGACGAACTGACCTACAGCGTACGTAAAAAACTCTTCCAGGACATTTCCAAAGAGACCGTGACCATTCGCCATAGCGTGAATGACGTCGCCCTGCCCAACCGTCAGCTGGGCGCATTTCTGCCGGGCAACGGTGTGGGTGGGGCGGGCCTGCATTGGTCCGGCGTGCATTTCCGTGTCGACCCGATCGAGTTGCGCATGCGCAGCCACTATGAAGAGCGCTACGGCAAGCATTTCATTCCCAAGGACATGACTATCCAGGACTTCGGCGTCAGTTACGAAGAGCTGGAGCCGTTCTTTGATTACGCGGAGAAAGTCTTCGGCACCTCCGGCCAGGCCTGGACCGTCAAGGGTCAAGTGGTGGGTGAAGGCCGCGGCGGTAACCCTTATGCGCCGGACCGCTCCAACCCGTTCCCGCTGGAGTCGCAGAAAAACACCGTCTCTGCACAGCTGTTTCAGAAGGCGGCTGCCGAGGTGGGTTACAAACCCTACAACCTGCCATCCGCCAACACTTCGGGGCCATACACAAACCCCTACGGGGCGCAGATGGGGCCGTGCAATTTCTGCGGGTTCTGCAGTGGCTATGTCTGCTACATGTACTCCAAGGCGTCGCCTAACGTAAACATCCTGCCGGCGCTGCGGCAGGTGCCGAATTTCGAACTGAGGCCCAATTCCCACGTACTCAAGGTCAATCTCGACAGTACCAAGAGCAAGGCCACCGGCGTGACCTACATCGACGGCCAGGGTCGCGAGTGCGAGCAGCCGGCGGACTTGGTGATTCTTGGCGCGTTCCAGTTCCACAACGTGCGCTTGATGCTGCTGTCGGGTATCGGCAAGCCTTACGACCCGATCAGTGGCGAAGGCGTGGTGGGCAAGAATTTCGCTTACCAGAACATGGCCACCATCAAGGCGTTCTTCGACAAAGACACGCACACCAATAACTTCATCGGTGCAGGCGGCAACGGTGTGGCCATCGATGACTTCAACGCCGATAACTTCGACCACGGCCCCCACGGTTTCGTCGGCGGCTCGCCGATGTGGGTCAACCAGGCCGGCAGCCGGCCGATCGCCGGCACGTCCAATCCTCCAGGTACGCCCGCCTGGGGCAGTGCCTGGAAGCGCGCCACCGCTGATTACTACACCCATCAGGTGTCGATGGATGCCCACGGCGCCCATCAATCCTACCGGGGTAATTACCTGGATCTGGACCCGGTCTACCGCGATGCCTACGGCCTGCCATTGCTGCGGATGACATTCGATTGGCAGGAAAACGACATCAAGATGAACCGCTTCATGGTCGAGAAGATGGGCAAGGTCGCTCAGGCAATGAACCCCAAGGCGATCGCCGTGTTGGGCAAGAAGGTCGGTGAGCACTTCAACACTGCGTCTTACCAGACCACCCACCTCAACGGTGGCGCGATCATGGGCACCGACCCGAAAACCAGTGCGTTGAACCGCTACCTGCAATGCTGGGATGTACACAACGTGTTTGTCCCGGGCGCATCCGCTTTCCCACAAGGCTTGGGCTACAACCCTACCGGCCTGGTGGCGGCACTGACTTATTGGTCGGCCCGTGCGATTCGCGAGCAGTACCTGAAAAATCCCGGCCCGCTGGTTCAGGCATAA
- a CDS encoding PA0069 family radical SAM protein has protein sequence MSTALPPRGRGTATNLHNRFAPTVSVAEDDGWHQEVPPTQGTEVRIETAKTIITRNNSPDLPFDRSINPYRGCEHGCIYCYARPSHAYWDMSPGLDFETKLIAKSNAADVLEQQLSKPGYVCAPINLGSNTDPYQPIEREYRITRQILEVLLRYRHPVTIITKGSLILRDLDLLTELARQRLVAVMISLTSLDDELKRILEPRTAAPKARLRAIRVMREAGIPVGVLCSPMIPMINDSELESLLAEAHAAGAQSAAYMMLRLPLEVAPLFEEWLAAHYPQRAAHVMSLVRQVRGGEVYDSRFGVRMRGEGPFADLLAQRFSKAIKRLGMDRREGFNLDCEAFCPPGRQMALL, from the coding sequence ATGTCCACTGCGCTGCCACCCCGTGGCCGGGGCACGGCCACTAACCTGCACAACCGCTTTGCGCCCACGGTCAGCGTGGCCGAAGACGACGGCTGGCACCAGGAAGTGCCGCCGACCCAAGGCACTGAAGTGCGCATTGAAACGGCCAAGACCATCATCACCCGTAATAACTCGCCGGATTTGCCGTTCGACCGTTCGATCAACCCCTATCGCGGCTGCGAACACGGCTGCATCTACTGCTACGCGCGGCCCAGCCATGCCTATTGGGACATGTCCCCGGGGCTGGATTTCGAAACCAAGCTGATCGCCAAGAGCAACGCGGCTGACGTGCTGGAGCAGCAACTGTCCAAGCCCGGCTACGTGTGCGCACCGATCAACCTGGGTTCCAATACCGATCCCTACCAGCCCATCGAGCGCGAGTACCGCATCACCCGCCAGATCCTGGAGGTGCTGCTGCGCTACCGACACCCGGTGACCATCATCACCAAGGGCTCGCTGATCCTGCGCGACCTGGATCTGCTCACCGAGCTGGCGCGCCAGCGTCTGGTGGCGGTGATGATCAGCCTCACCAGCCTGGACGACGAACTCAAGCGCATCCTTGAGCCGCGCACGGCGGCGCCCAAGGCGCGGTTGCGGGCGATTCGAGTGATGCGTGAGGCGGGGATACCGGTGGGCGTATTGTGTTCGCCGATGATCCCGATGATCAACGACAGCGAACTGGAAAGCCTTTTGGCCGAGGCCCATGCCGCCGGAGCCCAGAGCGCGGCCTACATGATGTTGCGCCTGCCGCTGGAGGTGGCGCCGCTGTTCGAGGAGTGGCTGGCGGCGCATTACCCGCAGCGCGCCGCCCATGTGATGAGCCTGGTGCGCCAGGTGCGGGGCGGTGAGGTGTATGACAGTCGATTTGGCGTACGCATGCGCGGTGAAGGGCCGTTTGCCGACCTGCTGGCGCAGCGCTTCAGCAAAGCGATCAAGCGCCTGGGTATGGATCGCCGGGAAGGCTTCAATCTGGATTGCGAGGCGTTCTGCCCACCGGGCAGACAAATGGCATTGTTGTAG
- a CDS encoding gluconate 2-dehydrogenase subunit 3 family protein → MSDQDQDNPRRDFLRKSLTLIPVVTVASTSLGGSMLMATPEPVQASPARPAVSEKAYEPSYFTAEEWEFIHAAVARLIPADDQGPGALEAGVPEYIDRQMNTPYASGALWYMQGPFNADAAPEMGWQSKLVPKEIYRLGIAATDAWSKAFNGKVFAAQDSATQEDMLRRLEAGGGEVADHFEAVPARMFFNLLLQNTKEGFFCDPIHGGNKGMVGWTLIGFPGARADFMDWVERNEQYPFPAVSIRGERA, encoded by the coding sequence ATGTCTGATCAAGATCAAGACAACCCCCGGCGTGATTTTTTGCGCAAATCCTTGACCTTGATCCCGGTGGTCACGGTTGCCAGTACCAGCTTGGGTGGTTCGATGCTGATGGCGACGCCTGAACCGGTCCAGGCCAGTCCGGCTAGGCCAGCAGTTAGCGAAAAAGCCTACGAACCCAGCTACTTCACGGCTGAGGAATGGGAGTTTATTCACGCCGCAGTCGCGCGCTTGATCCCTGCCGATGACCAAGGCCCCGGCGCCCTTGAAGCGGGTGTGCCTGAGTACATCGACCGTCAGATGAACACGCCCTATGCCAGCGGTGCGCTGTGGTACATGCAGGGGCCGTTCAACGCCGATGCCGCACCGGAGATGGGCTGGCAGAGCAAGCTGGTGCCCAAGGAAATTTATCGCCTGGGCATTGCTGCGACGGATGCATGGTCCAAGGCGTTCAACGGCAAGGTCTTTGCCGCTCAAGACAGCGCTACCCAGGAGGACATGCTGCGTCGCCTGGAAGCTGGCGGCGGTGAAGTGGCCGACCATTTCGAGGCGGTGCCGGCCAGGATGTTCTTCAATCTGTTGCTGCAAAACACCAAGGAAGGTTTCTTCTGCGACCCGATTCACGGCGGCAATAAAGGTATGGTCGGCTGGACCCTGATCGGCTTCCCCGGCGCGCGCGCCGACTTCATGGATTGGGTGGAACGCAACGAGCAATACCCCTTCCCGGCAGTTTCCATCCGCGGCGAGAGGGCATAA
- a CDS encoding DUF1161 domain-containing protein, producing the protein MKRFALAIICGVLATSAVAAPKDCEELRKEIEVNIQAKAIPSYTLEIITAEEAKNHDSAMIVGSCENGTKRIIYQKNND; encoded by the coding sequence ATGAAACGTTTTGCCTTGGCGATCATCTGCGGTGTGTTGGCCACATCGGCCGTGGCCGCTCCAAAAGATTGTGAAGAGCTCAGGAAAGAGATCGAAGTGAATATCCAGGCCAAGGCGATTCCGTCCTACACCCTGGAAATCATCACCGCCGAAGAAGCCAAGAACCACGACAGTGCCATGATTGTTGGCTCGTGCGAAAACGGCACCAAGCGCATCATCTACCAGAAGAACAACGACTGA
- a CDS encoding cytochrome c yields MKTFVIATLALLSSCSISAAETDLIKQGEYLARAGDCVACHTAKGGKPFAGGLPMETPIGVIYSTNITPDKTGLGDYSFEDFDKAVRQGVAKSGSTLYPAMPYPSYARVSESDMQALYAYFMKGVEPVAQENKDSDIPWPLSMRWPLTAWRWMFAPAVEDYQAKAGTDPVISRGAYLVEGLGHCGACHTPRALTMQEKALNAQDGSAFLSGSAPLEGWIAKSLRGDHKDGLGSWSEEQLVQFLKTGRSDRSAVFGGMSDVVVHSMQYLSQDDLTAIARYLKSLPAMDPKDQPHQYDKQVAQALWKGDDSQRGASVYIDNCAACHRTDGHGYTRVFPALAGNPVLQTADATSLINIVLNGGTLPATHTAPSTFTMPAFAWRLSDQEVADVVSFIRGSWGNQGAPVKASEVADLRKNDMRTTSGDDLGQVTQKH; encoded by the coding sequence ATGAAAACATTCGTTATCGCGACCTTGGCGCTGCTCAGCAGTTGCTCGATCAGCGCCGCAGAAACCGACTTGATCAAGCAGGGCGAATACCTCGCTCGTGCCGGTGACTGCGTGGCCTGCCACACCGCCAAGGGCGGCAAACCCTTCGCCGGTGGCCTGCCGATGGAAACCCCCATCGGTGTGATCTATTCCACCAACATCACCCCGGACAAGACCGGCCTGGGTGATTACAGCTTCGAGGACTTCGACAAGGCCGTGCGCCAGGGTGTCGCCAAAAGCGGTAGTACGCTTTACCCAGCCATGCCCTACCCGTCTTACGCTCGTGTCAGCGAAAGCGATATGCAGGCGTTGTACGCGTATTTCATGAAAGGCGTCGAGCCGGTCGCCCAGGAGAACAAGGACAGCGATATTCCCTGGCCGTTGAGCATGCGCTGGCCGTTGACGGCGTGGCGCTGGATGTTTGCGCCGGCCGTTGAGGACTACCAGGCCAAGGCGGGGACCGACCCGGTGATCAGTCGCGGCGCCTATCTGGTGGAGGGCCTTGGCCACTGTGGCGCGTGCCATACGCCGCGCGCCCTGACCATGCAGGAAAAAGCCCTGAATGCTCAGGATGGCAGCGCGTTTCTGTCCGGCAGTGCGCCGTTGGAAGGCTGGATCGCCAAAAGCCTGCGCGGTGACCACAAGGACGGACTCGGCAGTTGGAGCGAGGAACAACTGGTGCAATTTCTCAAGACCGGTCGCAGCGACCGCAGCGCAGTGTTTGGCGGCATGAGCGATGTGGTCGTGCACAGCATGCAGTACCTGTCGCAAGACGACCTGACGGCTATCGCCCGGTACCTCAAGAGTCTGCCGGCGATGGACCCCAAGGATCAGCCGCATCAGTACGACAAGCAGGTGGCGCAAGCCCTGTGGAAGGGCGACGACAGCCAGCGCGGCGCCTCGGTGTATATCGACAACTGCGCGGCGTGCCACCGTACCGACGGGCATGGTTATACGCGGGTGTTCCCGGCGCTGGCGGGCAACCCGGTGTTGCAGACGGCGGACGCGACGTCGCTGATCAACATCGTTTTGAACGGCGGCACTTTGCCGGCCACCCACACGGCGCCGTCCACCTTCACCATGCCGGCGTTCGCCTGGCGTCTTTCGGATCAGGAAGTGGCGGATGTGGTGAGTTTTATCCGTGGCAGTTGGGGCAACCAGGGAGCGCCGGTAAAGGCCAGTGAAGTGGCGGACCTGCGCAAAAACGACATGCGCACCACCTCGGGTGACGATCTGGGGCAAGTGACGCAAAAGCACTGA
- a CDS encoding HAD family hydrolase — translation MSLHYSTVLFDLDGTLTDPREGITRSIQYALAKLGIDEPDLTRLEHFIGPPLLQAFMQFYDFDEARAWDAVNYYRERFKVTGLYENRVFDGVMPLLEALNQQGRQLYIATSKPWEFAREIARHFDFAKHFKVIYGSELDGTRTDKVELIAHLMKEEGLDPANTLMIGDRKHDLIGARSNGLDSAAVGYGFGSFEELNAEAPTWHFETLAAMHRAFLQRP, via the coding sequence ATGAGCCTGCATTACTCCACCGTGCTGTTCGACCTGGACGGCACCCTCACCGACCCGCGCGAAGGCATCACCCGTTCGATCCAGTACGCCCTCGCCAAGTTGGGTATCGATGAACCGGACCTGACCCGGCTGGAACATTTCATCGGTCCGCCGTTACTGCAAGCCTTTATGCAGTTCTATGACTTCGATGAAGCCAGAGCCTGGGACGCGGTGAATTACTATCGCGAACGCTTCAAGGTTACCGGGCTGTATGAAAACCGCGTATTTGACGGCGTGATGCCATTGCTGGAGGCACTCAACCAGCAAGGGCGTCAGTTGTACATCGCCACCTCCAAGCCGTGGGAATTTGCCCGGGAAATTGCCCGTCATTTCGACTTTGCCAAGCATTTCAAGGTGATTTACGGCAGCGAACTGGACGGCACGCGCACCGATAAAGTCGAGCTGATTGCGCACCTGATGAAAGAAGAGGGCCTGGACCCGGCCAATACCTTGATGATCGGCGATCGCAAGCACGACCTGATCGGCGCCCGCAGCAATGGGCTGGATTCGGCGGCGGTGGGGTATGGTTTTGGCAGCTTTGAAGAATTGAATGCCGAAGCACCGACCTGGCATTTCGAGACATTGGCCGCGATGCACCGGGCGTTTTTGCAGCGGCCTTAA
- the prlC gene encoding oligopeptidase A: protein MSANNPLLQPYDLPPFSAIRAEHVQPAIEQILADNRVAIEGILQSQGKNPTWAGLVLAMDELNDRLGAAWSPVSHLNAVCNSAELREAYEACLPALSAYSTEMGQNRELFQAFEALANSPEAAGFDVAQKTILEHSLRDFRLSGIDLPPEQQKRYAEVQSKLSELGSKFSNQLLDATQAWTKHVTDEATLAGLTDSAKAQMAAAAQAKGLDGWLITLEFPSYYAVMTYAQDRALREEIYAAYCTRASDQGPNAGQNDNGPVMEQILDLRQELASLLGYASFSELSLATKMAESSDQVLSFLRDLAKRSKPFAAQDLEQLKAYAAEQGCADLQSWDSGYYGEKLREQRYSVSQEALRAYFPIDKVLSGLFAIVQRLYGIEIAEQKGFDTWHPDVRLFEIKENGQHVGRFFFDLYARANKRGGAWMDGARDRRRTVDGVLQSPVANLVCNFTPADSGKPALLTHDEVTTLFHEFGHGLHHLLTRVEHAGVSGINGVAWDAVELPSQFMENWCWEPEGLALISGHYETGEPLPQDLLEKMLAAKNFQSGLMMVRQLEFSLFDFELHATHGDGRSVAQVLEGIRDEVSVMRPPAYNRFPNSFAHIFAGGYAAGYYSYKWAEVLSADAFSKFEEEGVLNAETGRAFRDAILARGGSQAPMVLFVDFRGREPSIDALLRHSGLSEDAAA from the coding sequence GTGAGCGCGAACAACCCTCTTCTGCAGCCCTACGACCTGCCGCCGTTCTCGGCGATCCGTGCCGAGCACGTTCAGCCGGCCATCGAACAGATCCTCGCCGACAACCGCGTTGCCATCGAAGGCATCCTGCAAAGCCAAGGGAAAAATCCGACATGGGCAGGCCTGGTCCTGGCTATGGATGAACTCAATGACCGCCTGGGCGCAGCCTGGAGCCCGGTGAGCCACCTCAACGCCGTGTGCAACAGCGCCGAACTGCGCGAAGCCTACGAGGCGTGCCTGCCGGCATTGAGTGCTTATTCCACTGAAATGGGCCAGAACCGCGAGTTGTTCCAGGCCTTCGAAGCCTTGGCCAACAGCCCGGAAGCCGCAGGCTTCGATGTGGCGCAAAAAACCATCCTGGAACACTCCCTGCGCGACTTCCGCCTGTCGGGTATCGATCTGCCGCCCGAGCAGCAAAAACGTTATGCCGAAGTGCAAAGCAAACTCTCCGAGCTGGGCAGCAAGTTTTCCAACCAATTGCTCGACGCTACCCAGGCCTGGACCAAGCACGTCACCGATGAAGCCACCCTCGCTGGCCTGACCGACTCGGCCAAGGCGCAGATGGCCGCCGCCGCTCAGGCCAAGGGCCTCGACGGTTGGCTGATCACCCTGGAATTCCCTAGCTACTATGCGGTGATGACCTACGCTCAGGACCGCGCCCTGCGTGAAGAAATTTACGCTGCCTACTGCACCCGTGCGTCAGATCAGGGCCCGAATGCCGGCCAGAACGATAACGGCCCGGTGATGGAGCAGATCCTGGATCTGCGTCAGGAACTGGCCAGCCTGCTGGGCTACGCCTCGTTCTCCGAACTGAGCCTGGCCACCAAAATGGCCGAGTCCAGCGACCAGGTGCTGAGCTTCCTGCGTGACCTGGCCAAGCGCAGCAAGCCGTTTGCAGCCCAGGATCTGGAGCAGCTCAAGGCCTACGCCGCCGAACAGGGTTGCGCCGATTTGCAGAGCTGGGACAGCGGGTATTACGGCGAAAAGCTGCGCGAGCAGCGCTACAGCGTTTCCCAGGAAGCCCTGCGCGCCTACTTCCCGATCGACAAGGTGCTCAGCGGCCTGTTCGCTATCGTGCAGCGCCTGTATGGCATCGAGATCGCCGAGCAAAAAGGCTTCGACACCTGGCACCCGGACGTTCGCCTGTTTGAAATCAAGGAAAACGGCCAGCACGTCGGGCGCTTCTTCTTTGACCTGTACGCCCGCGCCAACAAGCGCGGCGGTGCCTGGATGGACGGTGCGCGCGACCGTCGCCGCACTGTCGATGGCGTGCTGCAAAGCCCGGTGGCCAATCTGGTGTGCAACTTCACCCCGGCCGACAGCGGCAAGCCTGCTCTGCTGACCCATGATGAAGTCACCACGCTGTTCCACGAATTCGGCCACGGCCTGCACCACCTGTTGACCCGTGTCGAACACGCCGGTGTCTCCGGGATCAACGGCGTGGCGTGGGATGCGGTGGAGTTGCCGAGCCAGTTCATGGAGAACTGGTGCTGGGAGCCGGAAGGCCTGGCGCTGATCTCCGGCCACTATGAAACCGGCGAACCACTGCCCCAGGACCTGCTGGAAAAGATGCTCGCGGCGAAGAACTTCCAGTCCGGCCTGATGATGGTGCGGCAACTGGAGTTCTCGCTGTTCGACTTCGAATTGCATGCCACTCATGGCGATGGTCGCAGCGTGGCCCAGGTGCTTGAAGGCATACGTGACGAGGTTTCGGTCATGCGTCCGCCGGCCTACAACCGGTTCCCCAACAGCTTTGCGCACATCTTCGCCGGTGGTTATGCAGCGGGTTATTACAGCTACAAATGGGCCGAAGTGCTGTCGGCGGATGCCTTCTCCAAGTTTGAAGAAGAAGGCGTGCTCAATGCTGAAACCGGCCGTGCGTTCCGCGATGCGATCCTGGCGCGTGGCGGTTCCCAGGCGCCGATGGTGCTGTTCGTCGATTTCCGCGGCCGCGAGCCGTCCATTGACGCACTGTTGCGTCACAGCGGCCTGAGTGAGGATGCAGCAGCATGA
- a CDS encoding YheV family putative zinc ribbon protein, whose translation MSEGPVITKKQFIAGAVCPACSEPDKLKMWTEDSVPHRECVACGYTDTLNDQGLSVPKELGTRVNTSALKVPDPKVQAVQFFPNPKLKKD comes from the coding sequence ATGAGCGAAGGGCCTGTGATCACCAAAAAGCAATTTATCGCCGGGGCCGTGTGCCCCGCGTGCAGCGAGCCGGATAAGTTGAAAATGTGGACCGAGGACAGCGTGCCCCATCGCGAATGCGTGGCCTGCGGCTACACCGATACGCTCAATGACCAAGGCTTGTCGGTGCCCAAGGAATTGGGCACGCGGGTTAATACGTCAGCGCTGAAAGTGCCGGACCCAAAGGTGCAGGCGGTGCAATTCTTTCCAAATCCGAAGTTGAAAAAGGACTGA
- a CDS encoding aminopeptidase, whose product MIRRLLTGGLAVLLGGCSSVSYYSQLASGQWQLLRAREPVAQVISDPTRPQVLRDHLVQAQKARTFASEHLHLPDNLSYRLYADIGRPYVVWNVFATQEFSLTPQNHCFPIAGCVAYRGYYNQGAARGEAAVLKLQGMDVAIGGVEAYSTLGWFDDPIMNSMMNWGDERLATLIFHELAHQRFYVKDDTEFNESFATFVEQEGTRQWRAARSLAPLSDAQAQQRDQFIRLILDTRHRLEKLYAQPLAPDVMRQAKAAQFEQLRRDYRQLRDTQWAGDKRYDAWVNQPMNNARLLPFGLYDQWVPAFAALFAQQQGDWVKFYAAVEKLGELPVVQRKAALRQLEGVGL is encoded by the coding sequence ATGATCAGGCGTTTACTTACAGGGGGGTTGGCCGTGCTGCTCGGCGGGTGCTCCAGCGTCAGTTACTACAGCCAATTGGCGAGCGGCCAATGGCAGTTATTACGTGCCCGCGAGCCGGTGGCTCAGGTAATAAGTGACCCGACGCGCCCGCAGGTACTGCGCGACCACCTGGTGCAAGCACAAAAAGCGCGCACCTTCGCCAGCGAACACCTGCACCTGCCTGACAACCTGAGTTACCGGTTGTACGCAGACATCGGCCGCCCCTATGTGGTCTGGAATGTCTTCGCCACGCAGGAATTTTCTCTGACGCCTCAAAACCATTGCTTTCCCATCGCCGGCTGTGTGGCCTATCGCGGCTATTACAACCAGGGCGCGGCGCGTGGCGAGGCGGCGGTGTTGAAGTTACAGGGCATGGACGTGGCAATCGGCGGCGTGGAGGCGTATTCCACTTTAGGATGGTTCGATGACCCGATCATGAATTCGATGATGAACTGGGGCGACGAGCGGCTGGCCACGTTGATTTTTCATGAGCTCGCTCACCAGCGTTTCTATGTGAAAGACGACACTGAGTTCAACGAGTCGTTTGCCACCTTTGTCGAGCAGGAAGGCACCCGCCAGTGGCGGGCTGCGCGCAGCCTGGCACCGCTCAGCGATGCACAGGCGCAGCAACGTGACCAGTTTATCCGCTTGATCCTGGACACCCGTCACCGCCTGGAAAAACTCTACGCGCAGCCTCTGGCCCCGGACGTGATGCGTCAGGCCAAAGCGGCGCAGTTCGAGCAATTGCGCCGCGACTACCGGCAACTGCGCGACACCCAATGGGCCGGTGACAAACGCTATGACGCCTGGGTCAACCAGCCTATGAACAACGCAAGGCTGTTGCCGTTCGGGCTGTATGACCAATGGGTGCCGGCGTTTGCGGCGTTGTTTGCGCAGCAACAGGGGGATTGGGTGAAGTTCTACGCCGCGGTGGAAAAGTTGGGCGAGTTGCCGGTGGTGCAGCGCAAGGCTGCGTTGAGGCAGTTGGAGGGCGTGGGCCTGTAG
- a CDS encoding gamma carbonic anhydrase family protein, translated as MTLRTYQNHTPTLGAGAFVDMSAVVIGDVEIGPDSSVWPLTVIRGDMHRIRIGARTSIQDGCVLHITHAGPFNPDGFPLLIGDDVTIAHKVMLHGCTVGSRILIGMGSIVMDGAVVEDDVIIGAGSLVPPGKTLESGFLYVGSPVKQVRALTDKERAFFTYSAANYVKLKDLHLAEGFDR; from the coding sequence GTGACCCTTCGCACCTATCAGAACCACACGCCAACCCTGGGCGCCGGGGCTTTTGTCGATATGTCGGCGGTGGTGATCGGCGATGTCGAAATCGGCCCCGACAGCTCCGTATGGCCGCTGACGGTGATTCGCGGCGACATGCACCGCATCCGTATCGGCGCGCGCACCAGCATCCAGGATGGCTGCGTGCTGCACATCACCCACGCCGGGCCCTTCAACCCCGACGGTTTTCCGCTGCTGATCGGCGACGATGTGACCATCGCCCACAAGGTCATGCTGCATGGCTGTACGGTTGGCAGCCGTATTCTGATCGGCATGGGCAGCATCGTGATGGACGGCGCGGTGGTGGAAGATGACGTGATCATCGGCGCCGGCAGCCTGGTGCCGCCGGGCAAGACGCTGGAGAGCGGTTTTTTGTATGTCGGCAGCCCGGTCAAACAAGTCCGTGCGCTGACTGACAAGGAACGCGCCTTTTTCACCTACAGCGCGGCGAACTACGTGAAGCTCAAAGACCTGCACCTGGCTGAAGGATTCGACCGATGA
- a CDS encoding tyrosine-protein phosphatase yields MLKHPVLPALCLALVSLFANVSVQADAIVTSVRSPEWAQPIDAHYNLHQMTPTLYRSGLPDSRSLPLLEKLNVGTVINFLPESDDSWLADSDIKQVQLTYRTNHVDDSDVLAALRAIRQAEANGSVLMHCKHGSDRTGLMAAMYRVVIQGWSKEDALNEMTLGGFGSSNGFKDGVRYMMRADIDKLRTALATGDCSTSAFALCSMKQWISTTGSEQKE; encoded by the coding sequence ATGCTGAAACACCCCGTGTTACCTGCCCTGTGCCTGGCGCTCGTCAGTCTATTCGCCAATGTTTCTGTGCAGGCCGACGCAATCGTCACTTCCGTCCGGTCCCCCGAATGGGCCCAACCGATCGACGCTCACTACAACTTGCACCAGATGACGCCCACGCTCTACCGCAGCGGCTTGCCGGACAGCCGCTCGCTGCCTCTGCTGGAAAAACTGAACGTTGGCACCGTCATCAACTTCCTGCCCGAATCCGATGACAGCTGGCTCGCCGACTCCGATATCAAACAAGTGCAGCTGACGTATCGCACCAACCACGTAGACGATTCAGATGTATTGGCCGCATTGCGCGCAATCCGACAGGCAGAAGCCAATGGCTCGGTGTTGATGCACTGCAAGCACGGCTCGGACCGCACCGGCCTGATGGCGGCGATGTATCGGGTGGTGATTCAAGGGTGGAGCAAAGAGGATGCGCTGAACGAAATGACGTTGGGCGGGTTTGGCAGCAGTAATGGCTTCAAGGACGGTGTTCGCTACATGATGCGCGCCGATATCGACAAATTACGCACTGCCTTGGCCACCGGGGATTGCAGCACCAGCGCGTTTGCGCTGTGTTCGATGAAGCAATGGATTTCCACGACAGGCAGTGAGCAGAAGGAGTAG